The following are encoded in a window of Catharus ustulatus isolate bCatUst1 chromosome 12, bCatUst1.pri.v2, whole genome shotgun sequence genomic DNA:
- the ICE2 gene encoding little elongation complex subunit 2 isoform X2, which yields MKEVVNNEIAEFMKFAQNAAKSCAQDYDTISEDALCYTEELLRVCIGHVQKYPEFYTLKEVMSIMGGKFHTQLTFRLEKSLLAMGTVRHGKTDFPSMPVQLPTDYSTVTSIITPEKKAHVMHNDVSSDSNAEKLALKYCPQVVLSDQSLFTLLNNHGLNYKEQWEIPVCVKVITVAGSKPAKVVYVDPPLLKKEMTVRERNQIFHEIPMDFLGTKTSYVSISDVSMDKPAEDNLFQWDVCSDTYQCRTVPPPDDTGMDFDDDVTELETFGAATKVSRTCKMESTFPAANNTAKILPHGLKMGEKNSSTINSGDEEEKNPLSEREDSACASVQRPSLNGIPCFSPQEHSPCKSFQSVEIGLNKTQDVLTKEVLDNETKLNPLSVAVSSEKEPDAAQKRETYTSLCSSDTDEERLVIDSDYETTACCQPAVPTTVSCTSAETARSPSPTQCPLASISDCSDTMDQGKKTSKKPPRKLSRELDPVGEILKMQTELLKSPSQKAHEPVVSSDNSNAVTAQLPQSPKTLVTSSTETLPTPASNPTSSSRNTWTWLFEGVPERKLPSELLLLEEDPSEYQEPEEGNVVYKLFSLSDLLLLVRCNVQKVRSLQQYQKKRKAQKPTPLFLLPKLEYQAYYGVEALTESEVCQLWTQSMLNSKCLFYVGHIDAFTSKLIMLEKISPETLKEKLGLIKPANSLNILHNVLKKVSDLEEGSYLLTHAAGDSSVSIYKSSLDKSRSSYNLHKAHSDLPAVPATLSVPWVPLDPNLPLPCHISSGRVPCTFPPAPWEGWKQKMTGVKGQSDTPHEGRPVAMETRGKPAQPVRNEGVAPKKLRKTFCKQRKVKKKWKTKFNKMQLK from the exons GGTACAGTAAGACATGGTAAAACAGATTTCCCTTCCATGCCTGTTCAGCTGCCCACAGATTATAGCACTGTTACATCTATTATAACCCCAGAAAAAAAGGCTCATGTTATGCATAAT gatGTTAGTTCAgattcaaatgcagaaaaacttgCTTTGAAGTACTGTCCTCAAGTTGTTTTAAGTGATCAATCATTATTTACTTTACTGAATAATCATGGACTAAACTACAAGGAGCAGTGGGAAATTCCAGTTTGTGTTAAAGTGATCACTGTTGCAG GTAGCAAACCAGCTAAAGTGGTTTATGTTGATCCACCTctgctgaaaaaagaaatgacAGTAAGAGAGAGGAATCAAATCTTCCATGAAATTCCAATGGATTTCCTAGGAACTAAAACATCTTATGTTTCCATTTCTGATGTATCAATGGACAAACCAGCTGAGGATAACCTGTTTCAGTGGGAT GTGTGTTCTGACACCTACCAGTGCAGGACAGTTCCTCCTCCAgatgacacagggatggactTCGATGATGATGTTACAGAGCTTGAAACTTTCGGAGCAGCTACCAAGGTCTCAAGAACTTGTAAAATGGAAAGCACTTTTCCTGCAGCTAATAACACTGCTAAAATTTTACCTCATGGCCTAAAAATGGGGGAGAAGAATTCATCCACCATAAACAGTGGagatgaagaggagaaaaaccCACTTTCTGAGCGAGAAGATTCAGCATGTGCCAGTGTGCAGCGTCCGTCATTAAATGGCATTCCGTGCTTCAGCCCTCAAGAGCATTCTCCTTGTAAAAGCTTTCAGTCAGTAGAGATAGGACTGAACAAAACACAGGATGTCTTGACCAAGGAAGTATTGgacaatgaaacaaaattaaatcctCTATCTGTTGCAGTGAGTTCTGAGAAAGAGCCTGATGCTGCACAGAAAAGAGAGACTTACACTTCTTTATGCAGTAGTGACACAGACGAAGAGCGTTTGGTGATTGATTCAGACTATGAAACTACTGCTTGTTGCCAACCTGCTGTACCAACCACTGTTTCTTGTACCTCAGCAGAGACTGCCAGGTCTCCTTCCCCTACCCAGTGTCCTTTAGCAAGCATCAGTGACTGCTCAGATACCATggatcaaggaaaaaaaacctccaagaaaCCTCCAAGAAAGTTATCCAGAGAATTGGATCCTGTCGgggaaattttgaaaatgcaaactgAACTTCTCAAGTCCCCTTCCCAAAAAGCTCATGAGCCAGTGGTGAGCTCTGATAATTCTAATGCTGTGACAGCCCAGCTGCCTCAGTCTCCAAAAACACTGGTGACCTCTAGCACAGAAACTCTGCCAACTCCAGCCTCCAAtcccaccagctcctccagaaATACGTGGACATGGCTTTTTGAGGGAGTGCCAGAGA GAAAGCTGCCAAGTGAACTTCTGCTGCTTGAAGAGGACCCTTCAGAGTATCAAGAACCTGAAGAAGGCAATGTTGTGTACAAGCTCTTCAGTTTGAGTGATCTTTTGTTACTCGTGCGTTGCAATGTGCAGAAAGTCAGGTCACTGCAACAAtaccagaaaaagagaaaagcccaaaag cCGACTCCCCTGTTCCTGTTACCAAAACTGGAATACCAAGCCTACTATGGTGTTGAAGCTCTTACAGAAAGTGAAGTGTGCCAACTGTGGACACAGAGTATGCTGAATTCTAAATGCTTATTTTATGTTG gacatATTGATGCTTTTACATCAAAGCTTATTATGCTAGAAAAGATTTCTCcagaaactttaaaagaaaaacttggATTGATTAA accTGCAAATTCATTAAATATACTCCATAATGTTTTGAAGAAGGTGTCTGA TTTGGAGGAGGGCTCTTATTTATTGACTCATGCTGCAGGAGATTCATCAGTTTCAATTTACAAGAGTTCCCTTGACAAGAGCAGATCATCCTATAATTTGCACAAAGCTCACAGTGATCTACCTGCTGTACCTGCCACTCTCTCAGTCCCATGGGTTCCACTGGATCCCAACCTCCCTTTGCCCTGCCACATAAGCAGTGGAAGAGTTCCATGCACCTTTCCACCTGCACCCTGGGAAGGGTGGAAACAGAAG ATGACTGGGGTGAAAGGACAATCAGACACACCCCACGAAGGAAGGCCAGTAGCTATGGAAACAAGAGGCAAGCCAGCTCAGCCTGTTAGAAATGAAGGTGTGGCTCCAAAGAAGCTGAGGAAGACTTTCTGCAAGCagagaaaagtgaagaaaaagtgGAAAACTAAATTCAATAAAATGCAACTGAAGTAG